From the genome of Leguminivora glycinivorella isolate SPB_JAAS2020 chromosome Z, LegGlyc_1.1, whole genome shotgun sequence, one region includes:
- the LOC125240863 gene encoding ras-related protein rab7: MSSRRKVLLKVIILGDSGVGKTSLMNQFVNKKFSNQYKATIGADFLTKEVIVDDRIVTMQIWDTAGQERFQSLGVAFYRGADCCVLVFDVTAPNTFKSLESWRDEFLIQASPRDPENFPFLILGNKVDLENRAVTLKRAQQWCQSKNDIPFYETSAKEAVNVELAFQEIARRALAQETETELYNEFPDQIKLNANDYSRDRERDHCAC, translated from the coding sequence ATGTCTTCTAGAAGAAAGGTCCTCCTCAAAGTTATCATCTTGGGCGACAGCGGTGTGGGTAAAACATCGCTAATGAACCAGTTCGTGAACAAGAAATTCTCTAACCAGTACAAGGCAACAATAGGAGCAGATTTTCTCACGAAAGAGGTAATCGTCGATGATAGAATCGTTACAATGCAGATTTGGGATACTGCCGGGCAGGAGCGTTTCCAATCATTGGGAGTGGCGTTTTATCGCGGGGCGGATTGTTGCGTCTTAGTTTTTGACGTAACTGCCCCCAACACATTTAAGTCTTTAGAGAGCTGGCGAGATGAATTCCTGATACAGGCTTCACCGCGTGACCCAGAAAATTTTCCTTTCCTCATATTAGGTAATAAGGTTGATTTGGAAAATCGCGCTGTGACTCTTAAGCGTGCACAACAATGGTGTCAGAGCAAAAATGATATCCCATTCTATGAGACGAGTGCCAAAGAAGCTGTGAATGTGGAACTAGCGTTCCAGGAAATTGCCCGCCGTGCCCTGGCCCAGGAGACTGAGACAGAGCTGTACAACGAGTTCCCTGACCAGATTAAGCTGAATGCCAATGACTACAGCCGTGACCGCGAACGGGACCACTGTGCTTGCTAA
- the LOC125240862 gene encoding serine/threonine-protein kinase CG17528, producing MENLSGSGSQSSSVSELEKDFNEILQNRKDHRSIVLRTSASRKAKRVRFFRNGDKFYSGVIIPVLPERYRSFDSLIGDLTRILVDNVTLPSGVRTIYTLDGKKIGKLDDLEDGQSYVCSGFGEPFKRLDYEASAVTPQSFRLSGPESPGDILSVRTPNRYSRCIQSNGTPTASNGTARVSPVPSETVIRSRIVTIIRNGVKPRKVCRLLLNKRNSPTLEQALASITDCVKLDTGCVRKVFTQSGTPVTSLHQFFQGEDVFFAYGNERVNQEDFELEFEESKAVLQCRKTPITRTTRTPPRMPKKAGGASRMADTGETPDDAPISIHLSLMPQPLRLKYNIGDIIGEGNFAVVRICNNKATGQKYALKVIDKLKCKGKEHYVAAEVRVMRKLCHPRIVTLYDEFHTGEWLCLVMELVSGGDLFDNITASGVFSEAQARLLISHLTSAIAYIHSLSIVHRDIKPENLLVEIAPDGSIRGLKLADFGLAVEVMGPLRAICGTPTYVAPEILLQTGYGLKIDVWAAGVILYILLCGFPPFSSPNGDQERLFDAILSGRLEFPAQPWEHVSAGAIDLVASMLRQQPELRFAAEDVLDHAWMSEDYDGNCDSGLWQDVDSS from the exons ATGGAGAATTTGAGCGGTAGCGGAAGTCAATCGAGTTCCGTTAGTGAGCTCGAAAAAGATTTTAACGAAATATTGCAAAACAGAAAAGACCACCGTAGTATAGTTCTTCGAACGTCAGCTTCACGAAAAGCAAAACGAGTAAGGTTTTTTCGGAATGGGGACAAGTTCTACTCGGGAGTTATAATTCCAGTCTTGCCTGAAAGATATAG GTCTTTTGACAGTTTAATAGGAGATTTGACAAGAATATTAGTGGACAACGTAACCTTGCCTAGTGGCGTACGAACAATATATACTTTAGATGGTAAAAAA ATAGGAAAACTTGATGATCTTGAAGATGGCCAATCCTACGTGTGCAGTGGATTTGGAGAGCCATTCAAACGATTGGACTACGAAGCCAGTGCGGTGACTCCACAGTCGTTCAGATTAAGTGGTCCCGAATCACCTGGTGACATTCTAAGTGTTAGAACCCCCAACAGATATTCCCGGTGCATCCAG TCAAACGGTACGCCAACTGCCAGCAACGGGACAGCGCGGGTCAGTCCGGTTCCTTCGGAAACCGTGATTCGATCACGTATCGTAACCATCATAAGGAATGGAGTAAAGCCACGCAAG GTATGCAGACTGTTGCTGAACAAACGCAACAGCCCGACACTAGAACAGGCGTTGGCCTCCATCACCGACTGCGTGAAACTGGACACGGGGTGCGTTCGGAAAGTCTTCACGCAATCTGGAACCCCGGTCACTTCTTTGCACCAGTTTTTTCAAGGCGAAGATGTGTTTTTTGCGTACGGAAATGAAAG ggtaAATCAAGAAGATTTTGAACTCGAATTTGAGGAAAGTAAAGCTGTGTTACAATGCAGAAAGACGCCCATTACCAGAACTACAAG GACCCCACCACGCATGCCAAAGAAGGCCGGAGGGGCGAGCCGCATGGCGGACACGGGCGAAACGCCCGACGATGCGCCCATCTCCATCCACCTGTCGCTCATGCCGCAACCTCTAAGGCTCAAGTACAACATCGGTGACATCATAG GCGAAGGCAATTTCGCAGTGGTGCGCATTTGCAACAATAAAGCGACTGGCCAAAAATATGCTCTGAAAGTAATAGACAAGCTAAAATGCAAGGGCAAAGAGCATTATGTAGCAGCGGAG GTTCGAGTGATGCGAAAGCTGTGTCACCCGCGTATCGTCACGCTGTATGACGAGTTCCACACGGGCGAATGGCTTTGCCTCGTAATGGAGTTAGTTAGCG GTGGCGACTTGTTCGACAACATCACCGCCTCCGGCGTGTTCTCGGAAGCGCAGGCCCGCTTGCTGATCAGCCACCTAACGTCCGCCATAGCGTACATACATTCGCTTTCCATCGTGCATCGTGACATTAAACCTGAAAATCTATTG gtggagatagccCCAGACGGTAGCATACGAGGCCTAAAACTGGCAGACTTCGGTCTCGCCGTCGAGGTCATGGGTCCCCTGCGGGCCATTTGCGGCACACCTACCTACGTCGCGCCCGAGATCTTACTCCAAACTGGCTACGGCCTAAAG ATCGACGTATGGGCGGCGGGCGTGATCCTCTACATCCTCCTCTGCGGCTTCCCTCCATTCTCATCCCCCAACGGCGACCAAGAGCGGCTGTTCGACGCGATCCTGTCCGGGCGGCTGGAGTTCCCCGCGCAGCCGTGGGAACACGTGTCGGCCGGCGCCATCGACCTCGTCGCCAGCATGCTGCGCCAGCAGCCCGAGCTGCGCTTCGCGGCCGAGGACGTGCTCGACCACGCGTGGATGTCG